A segment of the Commensalibacter oyaizuii genome:
AATTAGGGTTTTATTACGTTGGGCCCATTGATGGGCATAATTTGCAACAGCTCATACCTGTTTTGCGTAACTTACGTGATGCAGAACATATTGGCCCAGTTTTATTACATATCGTTACAGAGAAAGGGCATGGATACCAACCTGCTGAAAAATCAGGGGACAAATATCATGCAGTATCCAAATTCAATGTTATTACTGGGGAACAAACCAAGGCACCCCCAGGCCCACCTTCTTATACATCTGTATTTAGCAAAGAACTTTTAAAATGTGCCAAAAAAGATGAAAATATTGTTGCTATCACAGCAGCAATGCCAACAGGAACAGGTTTAGATAAATTTGAAGCTGAATTCCCTGATCGCTATTTCGATGTTGGAATTGCCGAACAACATGCCGTAACTTTTGCTGCGGGGCTTGCCACCGAAGGTATTCGTCCTTTTTGTGCAATTTATTCTTCATTTTTGCAACGTGCGTACGATCAGGTTATGCACGATGTTGTTTTACAAAAATTACCCGTTCGCTTTGTTATTGACCGCGCAGGCTTGGTTGGTGCCGATGGAGCAACCCATGCGGGAACTTACGATATTGCTTATTTGGGATGTCTGCCCGATATTGTTTTAATGGCACCTAGTAATGAAGTTGAATTAATGCATATGACTGCCACCGCCGCAGCATTTGATGAAGGCCCGATTGCCTTTAGATTTCCACGGGGCCCAGGATTGGGTTTACAACTACCAAACCAAGCTGAAATCTTGGAAATCGGTAAAGGTAAGATCATTCAAGAAATGGGAACGCAAACTGGAAAAGAAAAAGGCGGAATCGCCATCTTATCTTTTGGTGCGCGCTTAACTGAATGTCTTAAAGCAGCTGAAACATTAACACAGCAAGGGTATTCCCCTACTATTGTTGATGCTCGATTTGCTAAGCCTTTGGACACAAATCTTATTAATCAACTTGCACGAAATCATAAAGTACTTATTACTATCGAAGAAGGCTCCAGAGGTGGTTTTGGTGCTTTTGTTATGGAACATTTGGCCCATAACGGTTTATTGGATAATATTCGTTTTAGACCTATGGTCATTCCTGATTACTTTATTAATCATAATTCTCAAGATGCCCAATATGCCGAGGCAGGTCTAGATGCACCATCTATTGTTAAGGTTGCGCTAAAGGCAGTTGGTGCGGATAATACTTTTATTGAATCTCTTTTTAACTAATCATGCAGGTTATACAATGAAATTAACACGTTTTATTCTCTTATGTGGCGTCACAGCGTTAACAGGAATAACCAATCAAGTTCAAGCTAAACCTGTTGCCTCTACCAGCACCGCAGCGGTTAATGCAGGAACTGTACAAACACAAGATAGTCCCAAAGCCCCCGTTGCAATTTTATATCAAGCATTAAATACAATTCAACAACGCAACAGCGGTACATTTGAACAACAAGATGCACTGTTGAAAAAAGCCTTAATCAGTGCTTATGATTTTTCGACTATTTTAAGCAATACCGTTGGTTACCGCTATAACACGTTGACCCCTGCGGACAAAGAATCATTGATGACCGCTTTTGTTAATTATACAACCGCACGGTATATTTCCAGCTTTGCAGGGGATACGAATAGTAAATTCACTATCGATGCTAAAGTAAAACCAGCCTCTGTAGGGGACGATAAAATCGTCTCTACGACCATTGGGGATAAACAAGACCCAACCACAATTAGCTATTTAGTGCGTCGTACCCCTACGGGTTGGAAAATTATTGATGTATTGTTAAACGGTCATATCAGTCAGGTTGCTGTACAACATAACGATTTCAACTCTACTCTCAGTCAGGGGGGAAGTACCGCGCTTGTTGACATGTTAAATAAGAAAACTCAGTCATTTTCTTCTAAAAAATAACTTTGCTGATCTTATGTCATTGTTATTTCCTAAGTTTACAAAGTTAAATAAATTCTTTTTCACTTGCGCTGCATTAGGATGTGTTCAAGCAGGGATTGGCTCCCTGCTAGTTCATTTCTTTAATCGCAAACCCACCTCTTTGCCGCGACACCCTTCAGATACACTGCCAAAAGTTACTTTATTTAAACCATTATCTGGCAGTGAACCTTTATTATTTGAGGCATTAAAAAGTTTCTGTGAACAGGATTATCCTGAACTACAAATTATATTTGGCCTTCAGGATTCCGAAGATCCTGCAAAAAAAATTGCAGAAAAACTGCAAAAACAATATGCACATCTTGATATTGAAATTGTTATTAATGGCACCATCCACGGCATCAATCGCAAGGTTTCCAATCTAATCAATATGCAGCCTTTGGCCAAAAATGAAATATTCATTATATCGGACTCTGATATTCATGCCCCACACCCCCAATATCTGCAAGAAATGGTGGCTGAATTATGCAAAAAGAATGTTGGACTAGTAACTTCGTTATATAGTGGTTTACCCTCTGCTTCGACAAAAATTCAATTATTAGCCAGCGCCCATATCAACTATAATTTCATGCCAGGGGTTCTTTTATCACGTCACTTGGATCGACAAGATTGCCTAGGGGCAGCAATTGCAATAAAAAGATCACTTTTAAATGATATTGGTGGATTTACGGCACTCTTACCTCATATTGCAGATGATGCCATGATCGGAAGATTGGTCAGATCTCGCAATTTGGATATTGCTCTTTCCCCCAGCATCGTAAAAACCACCATTACTGAAAATAATTTATTTGCAGTATATGAACATGAATTACGTTGGAATCGTACCACCTTGGCCCTTGAACCTGTCGGATATAGTTTATCTTTCTTGCAGCTGCCTTTATTTTGGGCAACACTGGCCATCTTGTTTAATCCATTTAAATGGGGATCGTGGGTATGTTTTGTACTGTGCTGGTTCGTAAAAGCACTATGCTGTTCAATAATCAACAAAAAATTAAACCTTGATTCAAAATCAGTTTTATCCCTATTACCCTACAGGGATTGGTTGTCCGCACTGATTATGATGAAGAGTTTTTTTGGTAACGATGTAAAATGGCGCGGGCAAAAAATGACAATAAAAAAACATCCAGAATTCCAATCAACAACATATAATGATAAATAGTAAAATCATTTAAATACCTAAAATAATATATAATTCAACCGTAATGGTAAAAATCAAAGGATGACTTCGATCATGATGAAGACTCTGTTTTTACAACCCCCCT
Coding sequences within it:
- the dxs gene encoding 1-deoxy-D-xylulose-5-phosphate synthase, which codes for MDERTQTPKNQENLAGNESTDFIKSIPTYGRFPLLDRVRHPVDLNNLSVEQLEQLARELRAETIDAVSTTGGHLGASLGVVELTVALHAVFDTPQDSLIWDVGHQAYPHKILTGRRDLIRTLRQPGGLSGFTKRSESIYDPFGAAHSSTSISAGLGIAVANHYKARRDPKFKERSVIAVIGDGSISAGMAYEAMNNAAVAGPGAEKLIVILNDNEMSISQPVGSMSVYLSQLLSSRHFLGLRDLAARVASKLPESIEKRAKRAEEYARAMMTGGTLFEELGFYYVGPIDGHNLQQLIPVLRNLRDAEHIGPVLLHIVTEKGHGYQPAEKSGDKYHAVSKFNVITGEQTKAPPGPPSYTSVFSKELLKCAKKDENIVAITAAMPTGTGLDKFEAEFPDRYFDVGIAEQHAVTFAAGLATEGIRPFCAIYSSFLQRAYDQVMHDVVLQKLPVRFVIDRAGLVGADGATHAGTYDIAYLGCLPDIVLMAPSNEVELMHMTATAAAFDEGPIAFRFPRGPGLGLQLPNQAEILEIGKGKIIQEMGTQTGKEKGGIAILSFGARLTECLKAAETLTQQGYSPTIVDARFAKPLDTNLINQLARNHKVLITIEEGSRGGFGAFVMEHLAHNGLLDNIRFRPMVIPDYFINHNSQDAQYAEAGLDAPSIVKVALKAVGADNTFIESLFN
- a CDS encoding MlaC/ttg2D family ABC transporter substrate-binding protein; amino-acid sequence: MKLTRFILLCGVTALTGITNQVQAKPVASTSTAAVNAGTVQTQDSPKAPVAILYQALNTIQQRNSGTFEQQDALLKKALISAYDFSTILSNTVGYRYNTLTPADKESLMTAFVNYTTARYISSFAGDTNSKFTIDAKVKPASVGDDKIVSTTIGDKQDPTTISYLVRRTPTGWKIIDVLLNGHISQVAVQHNDFNSTLSQGGSTALVDMLNKKTQSFSSKK
- the hpnI gene encoding bacteriohopanetetrol glucosamine biosynthesis glycosyltransferase HpnI; this translates as MSLLFPKFTKLNKFFFTCAALGCVQAGIGSLLVHFFNRKPTSLPRHPSDTLPKVTLFKPLSGSEPLLFEALKSFCEQDYPELQIIFGLQDSEDPAKKIAEKLQKQYAHLDIEIVINGTIHGINRKVSNLINMQPLAKNEIFIISDSDIHAPHPQYLQEMVAELCKKNVGLVTSLYSGLPSASTKIQLLASAHINYNFMPGVLLSRHLDRQDCLGAAIAIKRSLLNDIGGFTALLPHIADDAMIGRLVRSRNLDIALSPSIVKTTITENNLFAVYEHELRWNRTTLALEPVGYSLSFLQLPLFWATLAILFNPFKWGSWVCFVLCWFVKALCCSIINKKLNLDSKSVLSLLPYRDWLSALIMMKSFFGNDVKWRGQKMTIKKHPEFQSTTYNDK